The genomic window TCCCCACGTCTATGCGGGGGGGGATGCCGTGACGGGGGCTGCCACGGTGATTTTGGCTGCCGGCGCGGGCAAGCGGGCCGCGGCGGCCATCCACCGCGATCTGTCATCGAACAATGGGTCTTTGGATGTAAACAAAACAAGGAGGCCAAAATGAAAATCGGAATCCTCGGTTCCACCTGCGTGGGGCAATCCCTTGGACATGGTTTTGTCGAGCATGGACACGAAGTAAAAATCGGCACCCGCCATCCAGAAAAAACAGAAGTCCCCAACTGGCTGGCCGAACAGCCGCGCGCCTCCATCGGAAGTTTTGCCGAGGCGGCCGCTTTTGGCGAGCTCGTCGTTTTGGCCACGGACTGGGACGAAACAGAGGAGGCCACTAAACAATCCGGCCCCAAAAGTTTTTCCGGCAAGGTGATCCTTGACCTCTCTAATCCGCTCGATTCTGTCACCAGCAAACGTTGGAAGCGATCGGAACAACCCGATTCGGGCGGCGAGCGGCTACAGCGCCGGCTGCCGGACGCCCGGGTGGTCGGAGCCTTCAACCCGACCGGCAACGCACATATTTTCCATCCAAATTTTGAAGAGGGGCAGCCGGAGCTGTTTATCTGCGGCAACGACGCGGCGGCTAAAAAGGAAGTGGCCGGACTGTTGGCCGATTTCGGCTGGCCGGTCGTCGATTTGGGCCCTATCGAGGCCTCCCGCTATTTAGAGCCGTTGGCGATGGGCTGGGTCACCCATGGGCTCAACGGACGCTGCAGCCGGCGTTTTTGCGCCCGAAGCCACTGCGCCTATCTGCCCTTTTGCCTGGAAGCAAACCGTTCACAAGGACAAACAGCCCAAATGTAAAAACGGAAAAAATAAAGCGGAGAGACTGGGATTCGAACCCAGGAGGGTGCTTTTGAAACACCCTACACGCTCTCCAGGCGTGCTCCTTCAACCACTCGGACATCTCTCCGGTTTCAGGGAGAAAATAAACCTTTGTCGCGGAAAAATCAAAGAACCGTAGGGGCGTATTGCAATACGCCCCTACCAATAAAAAAAACCGGCCCGCAAGGGCCGGTTTTTGCTTTCCCCTCTCTGGCCGCTACCGGAAATACCGGTTCAATTCCTCCTTCGTCAGGTTTTCTTTGCCGTCTTCTGCAATCTCCACGGTCACTTTCCCAGCGTCAAAGCTTACTTCTTTTCCCAAGGCCGTATATTTACCGAATTCCGGCTTCACTTTTAACATCGCAAAATAGGCCGGGGAGAAGGGTTTGATTTTCACGACGGGCTTTTTGTCGTCCCGGTCCGCCTCTACCCATTTCTCGTCCTTCCGGTAGAAGGTTTTTCCGCCGGGGGTGGCCACATTCGCCCGGCCCCGCTGGTCAATTACGCCAAGCGCTTTTTCTTCTTCCGGCGCAAGTTTGACCCGTGAAGTGGCAATCTCCTTCCGGATGGCGGACTTTTTGGCATGGGCGACCGCCCGCTCGCCAGAACTTTGCAAACTCAACTCCCGCGCCGCCGGTGCGAAGTGGTCGCGCGCCTGCGCCAAGGGCATTGCCGGATCCACTTTCACCAGAAATGAAGTGAACTCGTTGATGATGCCGTATTTTTTCGACAGTGTTACGATTTCATCCACCACTTCCGGCGACTGGCCGGAAAGCCGCACCTGGTCAATCAAATGCCCCACCCGGCGGGTGGCCCAGATTTTGGGTATCGATTTCTCCCAGCCGTTCTGCACCGCAAAATCGGCAGGGAACTCGAATACCGTCCGTTCTCCATTCAGTTCACCGGCCAATGTAACGGAGGTTCTATGCGGGCCATTGAATTTTCCCACCACCACCAACTGCGACCCGGCAAAAAGGTCCGGCAGGTCGTTGGGATAAGTGGCAAAAGCCCGAACGGAACCGAAATCTAGTTTCAAATTCGCCAAAACCGGCGCGGAGATTTTCTTGTAAAAGCTGGAAACCTTGACCTCGATGTTCTCGGACGGAACCACATAGTCCGAAGCGCCGGAGTTTTGCTCCGCCAGCTTGTCCAAAAGATGGGTGTTTACGTCATAACCCACGCCGAAGTCAAAGATTTTTACTCGGGCATCGTTAACCCGTTTGGCCATCGCCAGAATCTCCTCGACGTTTGTAACGCCAACCGTGGGCAATCCGTCGGTCAGAAAAATCGCATAGTTGAGCCGTCCGCGCGAAAGCTGGTTCAGCCCGGTTTCCAACGCCCCGGCGATGTTGGTACCACCCTCGGCGTCGATTTGCTCCACAAACCGCTCTGCGTCTCGAAGATTGGCGTGCGTGGCCGGTTTCA from Verrucomicrobiia bacterium includes these protein-coding regions:
- a CDS encoding NAD(P)-binding domain-containing protein, with the protein product MKIGILGSTCVGQSLGHGFVEHGHEVKIGTRHPEKTEVPNWLAEQPRASIGSFAEAAAFGELVVLATDWDETEEATKQSGPKSFSGKVILDLSNPLDSVTSKRWKRSEQPDSGGERLQRRLPDARVVGAFNPTGNAHIFHPNFEEGQPELFICGNDAAAKKEVAGLLADFGWPVVDLGPIEASRYLEPLAMGWVTHGLNGRCSRRFCARSHCAYLPFCLEANRSQGQTAQM
- a CDS encoding VIT domain-containing protein, producing the protein MKKLFLTAAFLIAAFVQSQARIVIVPPPRPIPTPLPFPHYLSIKDYDVKVKITGQLATTTVEQVYQNSFPRMLEGTYLFPIPEGASISKFYLYVNGEEVPGEVLEANEARRIYEGIIRQMNDPALLEFAGCGLFRARIFPIPANGEAKIKLSYSQVLKPFAGLFEYKYNFGREEMVQTGVNNVSLDMQLNSGVALKNIYSPSHEVKIERSGEKSAKISWGDNAREAGGDFVLYYAVSPKDIAFSLLTDQQDGENYFMALISPEVKPATTKTLTKDIIFILDSSGSMRGDKMKQARDALLFCLRSLNPGDRFNIVDFDDQVRLFAEGMKPATHANLRDAERFVEQIDAEGGTNIAGALETGLNQLSRGRLNYAIFLTDGLPTVGVTNVEEILAMAKRVNDARVKIFDFGVGYDVNTHLLDKLAEQNSGASDYVVPSENIEVKVSSFYKKISAPVLANLKLDFGSVRAFATYPNDLPDLFAGSQLVVVGKFNGPHRTSVTLAGELNGERTVFEFPADFAVQNGWEKSIPKIWATRRVGHLIDQVRLSGQSPEVVDEIVTLSKKYGIINEFTSFLVKVDPAMPLAQARDHFAPAARELSLQSSGERAVAHAKKSAIRKEIATSRVKLAPEEEKALGVIDQRGRANVATPGGKTFYRKDEKWVEADRDDKKPVVKIKPFSPAYFAMLKVKPEFGKYTALGKEVSFDAGKVTVEIAEDGKENLTKEELNRYFR